One region of Candidatus Aminicenantes bacterium genomic DNA includes:
- a CDS encoding 2-oxoacid:acceptor oxidoreductase family protein has protein sequence MVEIRFHGRGGQGTVIAGKILADAVSKEDKYVQAFPQFGVERRGAPVFAFIRIDDKPIYIRSKIVMPQHVIVVDPSLIDAIDVTEGLKKGGFILINSGRKPSEFSHLGKDYRVFTVDANEIAIKHRLGSKAAPIVNTAILGAVPRIFDFVKLASILQSVREGVPVNPDENAAAAQEAYDSVQGV, from the coding sequence CGCGGCGGCCAGGGGACGGTCATCGCCGGCAAGATCCTGGCCGATGCCGTTTCCAAGGAAGACAAGTATGTCCAGGCCTTTCCCCAGTTCGGGGTGGAGCGCCGGGGCGCGCCGGTTTTCGCCTTCATCCGCATCGATGACAAGCCTATCTATATCCGCTCCAAGATTGTCATGCCCCAGCACGTCATCGTGGTCGATCCGAGCCTGATCGACGCCATCGACGTGACCGAAGGGCTGAAGAAAGGCGGGTTCATCCTGATCAACAGCGGCCGAAAGCCAAGCGAATTCTCGCACCTGGGCAAGGACTACCGCGTCTTCACGGTGGATGCCAACGAGATCGCCATCAAGCACCGTCTCGGTTCCAAGGCCGCGCCCATCGTCAACACCGCCATCCTGGGCGCCGTGCCGCGTATTTTCGATTTCGTCAAACTGGCATCGATCCTGCAGTCGGTGCGCGAGGGCGTTCCGGTCAATCCCGATGAAAACGCCGCCGCGGCCCAGGAAGCCTACGACTCGGTGCAAGGAGTGTAA